The stretch of DNA tttctatgGATGGAAAAAGCGCATGAGAACATTACcaattcacataaaatccaCTGTAGCCATAAAGCTTCGATTTTGACTAACAACGAAAAGCATTTGTTGAAGAGCTCCTCATACCAATTCTCATAGCTTGACATCTTCAAGAGTCTTGTGGAAATATGAAGACTTTAGAAGCTCAAAGGTTGAGGACGATGACTCACAACAAAGTCAGAGAAGTGGTGATTAACAGTTGAAGACCAACTACTTTACTATATAAATTCCCTTATCAATAAATACACATATAtgaaatttcaagaaatttcTACATGGTATAACTTGTTACAAACTAAATTTCAAAATCTGAAAACGAATTGTCATGAACAGTACCAGACAGCATAGGATTTTAAGCAAATCTTGTTGGTTCTTCCAGAAGAGAAATTGAATTCCGGCACTTGTCACCAGTAATCTCCACAGGAACAAGTTCCATTCCTAAAATGATGGAACCTCCTCACATCTCTAACAATAATCTCCCTGTCTACTATCTTTGAGATGAACTTAGTGGCAACATGGCAGTCATTACATACTCTAAGGTTCTTGGCAACTCTAATTGTAGTTCCGGGACGGGTGTTAAGAATACCAAAAGCTATTGCCAGTTTCTCACTGTGTCCACATAGTAAAGTTTCCTTCTCCTCTTCATCAACGTTGTGAAGCACACAAGAAGTATCAGGCACATACCCTTCCCTTCTCATCCTCTCTGACAGGGTTTCAAGAAATCCATGGAGCTGCTCACTTTGTGGGTGCGATGCATCCCCAGCCACAAACTTGTGAACCTCATCACCAAACTCAAACCAACTACACCCAGGTTCTTTTCTTACTCCCATTTTCTGCATCATTTTACGGATCTCCATTGCCTTTTCCCAGTGTCCGGCAGAAGAGTAGATATTGGACAGTAGAACATAGTGGCTAGCTACATTTGGTTCCAATTGGAAGAGATTCTTAGCTGCAATCTCCCCAGTTTCTACATTCCAATGAATTCGACAAGCACCCAGCAAGCTACTCCAGGCATCCCTTTTGTCAAATTCAGGAGGCATCATCTTGATAAGTTCATAAGCTTCTTCCAGTTGGCCAGCTCGGCCGAGCAAGTCCACCACACAAGCATAATGGTCTGGTGCAGGTTCAACCCCATAGTCCTCTTTCATTCTATGGAATAAGTGTAGGCCTTCACGTACCATCCCAGAGTGACTACACGCAGCAAATATTGCAATAAATGTAACTTCATTAGGCCTTAAAATGCCACTCTTGTCTCCCTCTGCTGCCATATTCTTAAATAGTTCGAGGGCTTCCTCCCCTCTCCCATGCATCCCATAAGCCATGATGAGAACATTCCAGGTGATCACATTCCTGATGGGCATTCGATCAAACATTCTCCTAGATAAATTCAAGCAGCCACATTTTGCATACATGTCAACGAGTGCACTACCGACTGCAACATCTGATGCCAGAAAATGTCTGGTGGCATAAGCATGGATCTCTTTACCCTTTGCTAGTGCTGAAAGGGCAGCACAACCTGGCAGAACTGTCATGAGCGTTACTGAATTTGGCTTAGGAGAAACCCTGTTCACATCCTCAAAATCATcatctttgttcttttcttctACATTTTTCATGGCATGTAACAGGTGGAGTGCAttttcatggcatccacaaTTGACATAGCCAGTGATCATCGTGTTCCAAGACACGATATCTCTTACCTCCATGCtgtcaaataaatattttgagatttctaTATTCCCCATCCTGGAGTACATGTCCATAAGTGCATTCTGCACATACCTATCCTTCTCCAAACCCCTCTTTATCACATACCCATGCATACCTTCCTGGTCAGAGAACAGATCACATCGCACACAAGCTGGCAGCACACTTGACATTGTCGTGCCATTTGGATGAATTCCATCAAGTGCTTCCATTTGAAAGAAGAGGCTCAAGGCCTCCTCGTCATACTCATTTTGTGCATAGCCAGTAATCATAGCATTAAAAAGTGGAATACCCCGCTTTGAGATGCCATCAAAAACTCTGCGACCACTTTCAACTTGTCGACAGTTGCAATACATGTCAACCAAAGCACTACCCACAAAAGAATTCTCAGGTAAATTAGTATTCTTCAAGACATAAGCATGAATTTCCTTGCCTCTATCTAACATTTCCAAATGAGAGCAGGCAGGAAGTACGCTTGCAAAGGTGACCCCATCAGGTTTAATTCCGTCGAGAACCATgagatataagaaaaataatgctTCTAGAAAATGATCGTTTTGAGTGAAAGTACTTATCATGGTGTTCCATGAAATCATATCACGGTCCTCAAATAACTCAAATAAAGCTCGCGAATCAGCAACCCTTCCTAGTTTAGCATACATTGCCATGAAAGCATTGTTGGTAAACGTTCTCCAATTTCCTGTTCTCAAACTATATGCATGCACCTGCTGACCAAGCTGTAAACCATCATGCCTAGGAAAATTTGAACAAGCTAGCGCCACGCTCACCAACGTAAATGAGCTAGGTGCCATATTATCAAACAACATTAATTGAAACGCTTCCAAAGCAAGCTCCCACTCCTGAAACCGACACAGTGAAGCGATGATGGAGTTCCAAGAAACTTCGTCTCTATCAGTCATTCTGTTAAACACCTTGTACACGTCCCCTATATCTCCACATTTCCCATACATATGAACGAGGGTATTAGCCACTGTAACAGAAGAGGAAGCATATCCAAATTTGAAAACGTGGGCATGAATCTGTTTCCCAAGATTCAAGTCTTGAAGGGCGGTCACGGCCTTCAGGACAGCCGGGAAAGCGAAGTTGTCGGGTGAAATACCGGCGAGGGTCAACATTTGGATGTACGTTAATATGGCTTCCCGGAAGAGATTGGACCGGGCTTGGAAGCGAAGGGATTCGACCCATGATTCCTGAAACAAGGGTTGTGCAGAGGAAGTGGTGGCGGCGGTGGATGTGAGCGTGGGACTGGTAATGGGGATGGCGGTGGCGgtggcggcggcggcggcggcaCTGGCAAGGGGTAGAGAATGATTGTGTTCGTGAAGAAGTGcggggtggtggtggtggtcggTCCGGAGGGAAGAAAATGTGCGGGAAGAGAAGGGCGGTGTAAGGAGAGGAGAAAATGGTTGGATGTAGCAGGTCATCTGGTAGTTGTTGCAGTTGTTATGCTATTCTAACTTCTACGTAGACTGGGACTCGAGTTTACGGGTTACGAGGCCAACTCGTTAGCGTTAGTTTGGATTGAGGGATTGAGAAACACtcacaatttatttcatttcatctcatctaatttaattattataatttttaaaaattattacataaaatataataaataatttaatttttttaaattttaaaataagaataatattaaaaaataatattctaataatattttttttaatttttaattttcatctcaattcatgaACAAACCTAatcttaatttcttcttttattttttattttttattttttctttctcttaatGGTCAATTTCCTAGTATTAATAAGCAGAATGGAAACATGGGAAATTCTTCCAATTGATACcattcagaaaataaatataaacttttttctaaaaaacacaaaacagaaaataaatataaacttattactTGACCACTACAAAGCGGTTGTTGGACTAATTCCTTGGTCCAACTGTTTCGAATCATTTATCGCACGGTCTTACAATACAGAGATTTTCGCCTTTCTTTTGCAATTGAAGCTTATTCAAATAGAATAGTTCTGTTCTTAAatctacatattatttatattcttgaAGAAGGGTGGTGGACAAACCACTAATCAACAAAAGAAAGCACCATCAAACCTCAAAAAGTGGGAGAATGTGACAGAGGGAATGCAAGTGCGTGCATGGTGATTGGCATATCCGGCTAGATATGCGATTCAAagacaaatttgaaaaataaaagagaaaattatattaagatgtGTAAGTGTTGtacaatctctttaaaaaattgagtaaatacgaaatttacatgataaaaattaatattttaatagtgaacctcactcttttttaaaagaattttacaaTACTTACGCACTTTACGATTATATCTTACATTACTCATTAagatttaaagaatttaaaaaaaataaaaattaaataaaatataaaaaagaacatTTTTATAGATACGTCACACGTCAGGACCAGCTGGTTGGCTTCAAAAGAAGGAGAAGATTGATTaactaaatcaaaataataaaagttaattaaataatagaaaaatatataaaaagagaaaaaacaaggaaaagaaaggagggaGCAACAATCACAAGCCACCTAGTCTTTGATAAGAAGACTACCTCTATAGTCACTCCCTTGAGTGAAGGCCACCAGTACCAACCTTTATAAGAATTTTGTAGGAGAGATGGAAAATTTGGATATCAAAtaagggtatgtttgggtgccaaactactctcaacacttttcaagtattcttgtacttttgaaaatacttcacatgccaaacaacttaaagtactctcaatgggacccacaaacccacttcaatctctactcataactattcacaaacattctataatacttatcactattacatataaataaaaaataaaatcattataatatttatcactattaaatataaataaaataaaatcattataatatataaataaaaaataaaatcactataatatataaataaaaaatatttatcactattatatataaataaaaaataaaatcactaaaatatataaataaaaaataaatcactataatatataaataaaaaataaaatcactataatatataaataaaaaaataaaataactataatatataaataaaaaatatttatcactattatatataaataaaaaataaaatcgctataatatataaataaaaaataaaatcattataatatataaataaaaaataaaataactataatatataaataaaaaatatttatcactattatatataaataaaaaataaaatcactataatatataaataaaaaataaaatcgctataatatataaataaaaaataaaatcactataatatttatcactattaaatataaataaaaaataaaatcattataatatataaataaaaaataaaatcactataatatataaataaaaaataaaatcattataatatttatctctattatatataaataaaaaataaaaacactaaaatatataaataaaaataaaatcacgattatatataaataaaaaataaaatcactataatatataaataaaaaataacattactataatatttatcactattatatatatatatatataaataaaatcattataatatttatcactattatatataaattaaaaataaaatcattataatatttatcattattatatataaattaaaaataaaatcattataaaatttatcattattatatataaaagtaaaataaaatcactaaaatatttattaatattaaaaaatcactataataaaatcattataatatttattattaaaaatcaaatcactataatatttatgggacccacatatttttcaactacttactcaaaagtcaacaactcaacatacttcacacatccaaacaactcaaaatactctcaatgggacccacaaactcactccaatctctactcataactattcacaaacattctcaacacttttcaacacccaaacgtaccctaaaagAGTGcagtggtttggatttagagataagttgagatggattgagatagtttatgaatagtagaataaaagttaaattatttattatattttgtgtgtgagaatttgaaaaagttattttagactttaaaaatattaaattgtttattatattttgtacgaaaatttaaaaaaattataatgatgagatgagttgagattgattttaaatacaaattagtGAGTGTTGAAGTGTTTTGGTTATTTGGTTTTGGAAGGGCTCTTGTAAGGGTCCGTGCAGTATCATCATGGGCTTGGGCCATGACATAGTCCAATAAACTTTGTGAAGATGCACCTAAATATTGCAGTGCTTACATGGTTCTTTGGAGCTGATGGCATCCTTTATTTCTTTAGTTAAGAATTCAAAGGTTTAACTGCTGAGTCCACTTTGAGCTCTAATGGTTGTTTCAATCGGATGATCTCTTGTAAAAGTacattagaaaaaagaaaaataaattaaacaaattgtTATTATTGGACTTAGAGATTATCTTTGGTCAGATGCGGGGCTTGGGGACGACAGAGGCTGTAAGCCAATCTAGAGGAATCTATATCATAGATTCATACTTGataatatcaaaagaaaaaataaatgaagatgacgtcactttttctttaaaatttcgCACCTCAtcctcatctcatttttatctcGTTACAATAAGATTGTATTATCCATCAAtctttttgacattttatatattttatttatttttacttaatagttaaagaagtcaTTATTAatgtatgatattttttttatattttttaaaaatattttaaaataataaaaaatttaaataaaaaaatatttttaacttaacTATAAGCTTGAACGGTGCTACTCAAACCTGTCTTGATTTTTTCACCTGGATTGGCTGGCACTGGCTATTCTATTCACTCAGAGTTGTCAGACTCTTTAATAGGCAATTGTGTCATCTAGCCTATGCCTTATaagattaaaaaggaaaaactccCAAAATATTGGTGATATACTTTACAACTATATAAAATCTTACCACATTTAATACTCTGATCTGGCCATTATGCCCAATAAAGCATTTTAGACAGACAGACAGGAATTTGACTAGCGGTTGTGTATGTACACGTTGGAAATGCATCTCCTGACTGTCCGGGCTCCATATAAGCACAATCAAATCCGCATGAGTCGACGCTTCTGCTAGCAAGTGATATCACTCGCTAAAAACACACGACTCTCACCTATGGCAGCCAGTATCTCATCCATTTTCGTATATCCAATAAAGTCGTGTCGTGGAATCTCACTTCTCCAAGCACCGATTACTGCCACCGGTAAGGCCAATATGAcccttttcttaaattttttttttttttttttcttcttgttctttccccaTGGCTTCTCTAACCCATTTGACTGTTCTCtggaattattttctttcaccaGTGCATGCGTATCTCTTTATTTCAGTTCATGGATTTACTTTCTAATTTGAAGTTGAGGGGAGAACAAGTACTTTGAGGTTGGGTGGTAAACTGTATACTTTTCTGATTGATCATCTATGTTCTTGTAATGTGAAGTTTGTAACTGcatgttgaaaattttgagtatTCGTTAGTATTCTTCAAACGGTGGGAGCTTCTTCTGAATCTTGAAATTGGTTGAGAGAAAACATAACGAAGATTTGGTGGAATGCAAGGTATATATTCATGTGTATTTCTTAGGTTTAAAATAATAGAAGCATTTGTGTTCGGAAAGCACAAGCAAGCAGAATATCTAAAACTATACGtgtaagccaaaaaaaaaaaaaaacagtatatGTAAAATGCTATTCAATGGATTGGTGCAGATAATTCTAAGGAAGATTATATTAACCATTTTAAAGGTCGACCCAAGAAATGAACAGACGACACATCCATTCCTCTGTTTCCCGTTctcaaaacagaggattttgttttgttaacTTCATGCAGAAAGCCAGAGAAATTGCGCCAGCTTTGATGCAAGCCTCTATCGTAACCACTAGCCACTCCACCATATCCTATCCCAGCGGAATAAACTTGCTGTGCTGAATTTCCTGCTAGCTCCTCTCTGTTATTCTAAGAGACCTGTCATTCTCTCTGgagaagatgaaaattttctaGTCCACCAACAACCTCTTCAAGAAACCCATCATGAAATAACGGgataaaaaccaataaaaactcaaaaagagAAGGGAAATTCCGATGGAAAGCGCCCAGAAAAATATTCAAGGATTTCATAATTAACTTGGTTGGGTGCAATGTTTTGTGGTAGGTGATGGCTCAGACTTCGTTTTTGGCACGATCCACGGTGCGGTGGTAGCTAGGCTTCTTACTGGTGCTGTTTTCATGCCTTTATTGTATTACTCGGAATCCGGATGCTGGCTGAGGTTCTGCACTGTTGTAGTGGTTAATCCCACTGGAATATCCACTCAACTGTGAATGATTGAGAAATTGACGTAGCTTTGGATTTGTTTGGCTTATTGTATGCTAAACAGTTTGGTCGGGCTGCGAGGGATATGATGGTCTGAATTCATATtggtaataaaataagaagttTTCAGTTCGTTTCATGTACTAGATGTTGTCTAGCTCATTCGAATGTGGTACACTCTTTTCCTTGAAAGAGTAAGGTGCCTTCAAAGATTGCATTCTTTGATTGATCTGCTTTAATTCTTTAGGAGAGAAACGAGAGACAATCTTAGGAAGCGTGGATTTGTTATTGATTGgtgtttttttatgtaaaaaaatctagaaaatcgGTAGATCATTTGTTACTTTATTGTAATAAGGTGGCAAGAATTTTATGATGTGAGGTGTTTAATAGGATTGGAGAGGCTTGGTTGATGCCTAGAAGAGTCGTGGATATTTTTGCTTGTTAGAAAGGCTTAAGGCCTAACTCTCAATTTGTCATTTGGAATATGATTCTTTTATGTCTTGTGTGGTGAATGGTCGATACTTTGAAATTACTAATGAGTGTTCAATGGTCGATACTCTGAGGGCTTCGACCATTGTCTTTAATGGAACTAATAtatccatgattttttttttctagttcttGACATGTAGTcttgtttggatttaaagataaattgagatgattttagatgagttgaataaaatattgttataatattattattattttaaaaattttaaaaatttgaattgtttattatattttatataagaatttgataaaattgtaatgatgagatgaattgatgtaaattttgaatccaaacaagtccCGCtaactattttaataaaattgtcatGCATGTTACTTATACGTGGATccaaactatttatatatatatatatatatatttatattaacccCTCTCAAGTATCACCCTTTTTACAAAAGTGAAATCCAAACTATCAATTTTGACACTTGATTTGAGACTTTAGTTCGAGTTATGGCTGTTCATGATTCTAAGAAATCCTAGCCAACCCATGTACACTTATGCGCTTTTCTATATGAATTATTCTATATACaattgtgaattatgtaactatCGCGTAATTGTATTGAAAATAagtgaagtttattattaaaaattaatttttttcatgtggatcctctattttattcatttttttcaaaacaattaagcGATGATTACACAAttcataattgtaaatatcttttctctttaaaaGATAATTGCAATGTGAAGCTTATATTGATAAAAGGTTTTCAAAATCTCCACGTAAACAAATATATCAACAACTAGGACCAGAGACATGATGGGTATTcttggttttgaaattttttttagaaggttttatatttttttataaaagttgtattgatctttgtgtttgaataattatgGGATGAAAAGTCAAAATGAGTCTTTAAGACATaaagatttttgttttgatttaaaaaaatagttttgctACTCAGCAATCCCACATatcacacaccatattttttttattttattcttcttaaactaattgagttcttctactcatcattcatacgttacatatttggtaagagaaaaaaataaaaaataaaaaattatgtataatgtaTAGTGTTAGGAAATGATAAGTagaagtttattaaaaaaaactcccTTTGATATGTTGGGTATGGATATTGCAGGTTTCGTTGGGATCGGCAATGTGTGGTTGTAAATGGCAAAGGGAGGAGGGCATGCACTCAAAGAGTTGAACCAAAACTTGCTTTAGTTTTGGTGGAGTTGCCAAGTGAAGCTTCTATAGAGGATTGGGAACCTACTGAGAGCTCATTTATGGGTATAATCTTTGTTCcttttttgaagaattaattaCATTTCCCAAACTCAATTATCACCTCACTCTCATCACTTATTATATTCGGTGCAACTCAGATCCCAATTTGTTGTTTTGATGTCAGTTACGCTatacatcagccactattcactctcaGATCCTATACCTATAAACTCCGTATTTTCATTTTGCCCTCGTATTTTAAGATGTAACCAATATTTGCAATACACCCTCTCTAGAATTAGACCGCTATGATTGAGCCACGTCATCTATAATGTTCAATTACAAATTTGTCAGTTGAATTTATTTCCCTTTCATTTCATTACATGTACATGCAAGATgctcattttttctttactgtgaattttaattttattatttatcaccTGTTTATTTCATAGCCCTTAAAAAGGCACCTTGTGGGATGAATGTACCAAGGTTTCTTAAGTAAAAAAACCACATGAAATACCAAGAAGTAGATGAAGTCTCAGTCTGGGAAATGGTCAGCTCTGCATTGGATGAAGGAGATGAAGCATCACAGTGGTTTCTGGATTTTCAGGGAAGCCCTACTGTCTCACCTGTTCACACTGGTATGGTTTCCATCAAAGGAATTTTAGAACATTATGAAAGCGCAAAATTAAATCCAGTACTCTTATTGGTAAACGCATGAAAAGCAGAAATTCCTCGAGGCATTATGGGAAATAAAACTCTCTTGAATACGCACATGTAATGTATACGTGTTTGAAGAAAAAAGCATCGCAGACAAAATGCATACAGACTTTCATTTTCCTCTCTTGCCATTTCCGCCTCCATTGATGATTTCCAGTCATTATGAACCTCTGGGCTTGTTTCTTCGTTCAcgtatatttcttatatttactTCCCTTTATCATGGATTCAATCATTTTCTAATGCAGCATCAGAAACTAGGCCTGTGGAACCTGAATATGCTCCTGGACACAAAGTCTTATTTTCTGACATGTATCCATACTTGCTGTTGTCTCAGGTTGGTCTTGTTGAGAATTGTAAACTAAGTTTTCTTTGCTTTCACATAGAATCTTAAAAGTGGATCTCAACATATCTTTTGCAGGGATCAATGGATGCACTAAATGAGNNNNNNNNNNNNNNNNNNNNNNNNNNNNNNNNNNNNNNNNNNNNNNNNNNNNNNNNNNNNNNNNNNNNNNNNNNNNNNNNNNNNNNNNNNNNNNNNNNNNCCAAATATAATTTGTCGTGCCGTGACAAACAGGTTTCACAtcaatattttctgtcatgtcactaatctaatattaaatgaataaaggGATCAATTTGTTAGGCAAAGCATaccc from Juglans regia cultivar Chandler chromosome 4, Walnut 2.0, whole genome shotgun sequence encodes:
- the LOC118348132 gene encoding pentatricopeptide repeat-containing protein At3g57430, chloroplastic-like, with the translated sequence MTCYIQPFSPLLTPPFSSRTFSSLRTDHHHHPALLHEHNHSLPLASAAAAAATATAIPITSPTLTSTAATTSSAQPLFQESWVESLRFQARSNLFREAILTYIQMLTLAGISPDNFAFPAVLKAVTALQDLNLGKQIHAHVFKFGYASSSVTVANTLVHMYGKCGDIGDVYKVFNRMTDRDEVSWNSIIASLCRFQEWELALEAFQLMLFDNMAPSSFTLVSVALACSNFPRHDGLQLGQQVHAYSLRTGNWRTFTNNAFMAMYAKLGRVADSRALFELFEDRDMISWNTMISTFTQNDHFLEALFFLYLMVLDGIKPDGVTFASVLPACSHLEMLDRGKEIHAYVLKNTNLPENSFVGSALVDMYCNCRQVESGRRVFDGISKRGIPLFNAMITGYAQNEYDEEALSLFFQMEALDGIHPNGTTMSSVLPACVRCDLFSDQEGMHGYVIKRGLEKDRYVQNALMDMYSRMGNIEISKYLFDSMEVRDIVSWNTMITGYVNCGCHENALHLLHAMKNVEEKNKDDDFEDVNRVSPKPNSVTLMTVLPGCAALSALAKGKEIHAYATRHFLASDVAVGSALVDMYAKCGCLNLSRRMFDRMPIRNVITWNVLIMAYGMHGRGEEALELFKNMAAEGDKSGILRPNEVTFIAIFAACSHSGMVREGLHLFHRMKEDYGVEPAPDHYACVVDLLGRAGQLEEAYELIKMMPPEFDKRDAWSSLLGACRIHWNVETGEIAAKNLFQLEPNVASHYVLLSNIYSSAGHWEKAMEIRKMMQKMGVRKEPGCSWFEFGDEVHKFVAGDASHPQSEQLHGFLETLSERMRREGYVPDTSCVLHNVDEEEKETLLCGHSEKLAIAFGILNTRPGTTIRVAKNLRVCNDCHVATKFISKIVDREIIVRDVRRFHHFRNGTCSCGDYW